A genomic stretch from Sphingobacterium sp. ML3W includes:
- a CDS encoding aminotransferase class I/II-fold pyridoxal phosphate-dependent enzyme, producing MNQHNFMSAIDQSISEGVKRGILHLTQEGNLTTDNLIRINDSELVNFTSCSYLGLEHDERLKRAAIAAVEKYGVQFSESRAYVSIDLYRELEDLMSRIFEAPTIVAPTTTLAHLSAIPVILGAGDAIIVDQQLHNSVLSGINIFRANWPIHFEVLRHNRLDVLKERIETLQKTYKRVWYFADGVYSMFGDRCPADEIFNLLDSFPAFHTYIDDAHSMSIMGKNGKGYILSNHTIHDRMIIASSMAKAFATGGGILIFPNMEIARRVRACGAPFNSSGPLQPATLGAAVASAKIHLTDEIYVLQTELANRIKYANSLFKATLLPLISNFDSGIFFVGTSRAELAYSIMEKMIKRGFLLNIGVFPAVSKNHSGIRFTMTTLQSYDQIERMVKALNEVFFETLGEHQYSVDQIYSAFKVVARLEDRSAGEFISEHSPEKE from the coding sequence ATGAACCAGCATAATTTTATGAGCGCTATCGACCAGAGCATTTCTGAAGGCGTTAAAAGAGGTATACTCCATTTAACTCAGGAAGGTAATCTGACAACCGACAACCTTATCCGCATCAATGACTCCGAGTTGGTGAACTTTACCTCTTGCAGCTATCTTGGACTGGAGCATGATGAACGTTTAAAACGTGCTGCAATAGCTGCCGTAGAAAAATATGGTGTGCAATTTTCCGAATCGAGAGCATACGTTTCCATTGATTTATATAGAGAACTGGAAGATCTGATGAGCAGGATTTTTGAAGCTCCTACCATTGTTGCTCCCACGACAACACTCGCACATTTGTCTGCCATACCTGTGATTCTGGGCGCTGGAGATGCTATCATCGTCGATCAGCAACTGCATAATTCGGTACTAAGTGGTATAAATATATTTAGGGCGAATTGGCCAATTCACTTTGAAGTCCTCCGACATAACCGCTTAGATGTACTGAAGGAACGCATCGAAACACTCCAAAAAACGTATAAAAGGGTTTGGTATTTTGCTGATGGGGTATATTCCATGTTTGGTGATCGCTGTCCTGCTGATGAGATCTTTAATTTGTTGGATTCCTTTCCCGCATTCCATACCTATATCGACGATGCACACAGTATGAGTATAATGGGTAAAAACGGGAAAGGATACATACTTAGTAATCATACCATACACGATAGGATGATCATAGCCTCATCGATGGCCAAAGCTTTTGCTACAGGCGGTGGTATTTTGATTTTTCCGAATATGGAAATCGCCAGAAGAGTGCGTGCCTGTGGGGCGCCATTCAATTCCTCTGGTCCTTTGCAGCCAGCGACCTTAGGTGCTGCGGTTGCCTCTGCAAAGATCCATTTAACAGACGAAATATATGTACTGCAAACCGAACTGGCAAATAGGATAAAATACGCAAACTCATTATTTAAAGCAACCTTATTGCCATTAATTTCGAATTTTGATTCGGGAATATTCTTTGTTGGTACATCGAGGGCCGAGCTTGCATATAGTATTATGGAAAAAATGATCAAGCGCGGATTTTTGTTGAACATCGGGGTATTTCCCGCTGTATCCAAAAACCATTCAGGTATAAGATTTACAATGACAACGCTGCAATCCTACGATCAGATCGAAAGAATGGTAAAGGCGCTGAATGAAGTGTTTTTTGAAACTTTAGGTGAGCATCAATATTCAGTCGATCAGATCTATAGTGCATTCAAGGTCGTAGCCCGTTTGGAGGATCGTTCAGCCGGCGAATTCATTAGCGAACATAGCCCTGAAAAAGAATAG
- a CDS encoding fibronectin type III domain-containing protein: MATKMKALIGFGKMKDDELVISCNTIIGAMTGNAKYPTPTPALADIQTLLDDFTAKLAIARKRGSPEDTALKDESRSPLIVVMQQLGYYVNSVAQGHLSTLLSSGFPTNSTSFANQVPLKVDNVRLSDGRQSGQVKLDFAPQKIATIYEYRFRIRTDIPIEWGDRFTTTSSRSNIIAPLEVGKFYEVQVRAINTQGVGDWSDSANILVR; encoded by the coding sequence ATGGCGACAAAAATGAAAGCCCTGATCGGATTTGGAAAAATGAAAGATGATGAACTGGTCATCAGCTGCAATACAATTATCGGTGCAATGACCGGCAATGCCAAGTACCCGACACCGACGCCTGCATTGGCGGATATACAGACCTTGCTGGATGATTTCACGGCCAAGCTGGCTATTGCCCGTAAACGTGGTTCGCCCGAAGATACCGCTCTCAAAGATGAGAGCCGCAGCCCGCTTATTGTGGTGATGCAGCAGCTGGGATACTACGTCAACTCGGTGGCCCAAGGTCATCTCTCCACCTTACTGAGTTCGGGATTCCCGACCAATAGTACCTCCTTTGCCAATCAGGTGCCCCTCAAAGTGGATAATGTGCGGCTCTCGGATGGACGGCAGTCCGGGCAGGTGAAGCTGGACTTTGCGCCCCAAAAGATAGCGACGATCTACGAATACCGCTTTCGCATACGAACGGATATTCCGATCGAATGGGGAGATCGATTTACGACCACTTCGTCCCGGAGCAATATTATTGCTCCGTTGGAAGTAGGCAAATTCTACGAAGTGCAGGTGCGCGCGATCAACACCCAAGGGGTGGGCGACTGGAGTGATTCGGCCAATATCCTGGTGCGTTAA
- a CDS encoding Rpn family recombination-promoting nuclease/putative transposase encodes MGKLKRHIGKYVDPSTDFGWKLYFGREENKILLIEFLNSLFEGEKIIADLRYKPVEHDGDYENMRRVVFDLHCIGNKGEIFIIEMQQLFQEFFKDRAVYYTSRLINKQLPRGSKGNNYCLPEVYFIGILEFNMMENGNAPLHQITNRPYYHDVVLCDKSTNEIFYDKLGYKLVSLPLFDKRPEELVTIMDQWLYLLKHLSTMDKLPSFLDKRIFGLIFEVGEIGKLTKEDMMSYESSLKHKRDAESVFNSALRSGEALGHAKGLEKGLEKGLKEGRAKGRAEGEHKQAIESARKMLNKGYSKEDISEISGLSIEEIEKLK; translated from the coding sequence ATGGGTAAATTAAAACGGCATATTGGCAAATATGTAGACCCTAGTACTGATTTCGGCTGGAAGCTTTACTTTGGGCGCGAGGAAAACAAGATTCTACTAATTGAATTTTTGAATAGTCTTTTCGAAGGCGAGAAAATTATTGCTGACCTACGATACAAACCTGTTGAACATGACGGTGATTATGAAAATATGCGAAGGGTAGTCTTTGACTTACACTGTATCGGTAATAAAGGCGAAATATTTATTATTGAGATGCAGCAGTTGTTTCAAGAGTTTTTTAAAGATCGCGCGGTATACTACACATCACGTTTAATCAATAAACAACTGCCCCGTGGCAGTAAAGGGAATAATTATTGTCTACCTGAGGTTTATTTTATTGGTATCTTGGAATTTAATATGATGGAGAATGGTAATGCGCCATTACACCAGATTACCAATAGACCATACTATCATGATGTGGTCTTATGTGATAAATCAACCAATGAGATCTTCTATGACAAGTTGGGATATAAGTTGGTCTCGCTACCTTTGTTTGATAAGAGGCCCGAAGAGTTAGTGACAATTATGGATCAATGGCTATATTTACTTAAACACTTGAGTACCATGGATAAATTGCCTTCGTTTTTGGATAAGCGGATATTTGGTCTTATCTTTGAAGTAGGGGAGATAGGTAAATTAACGAAGGAGGATATGATGTCATACGAATCGAGTCTAAAACACAAACGTGATGCCGAGAGTGTATTTAATTCAGCATTACGATCCGGAGAAGCCTTGGGACATGCTAAAGGTCTTGAAAAAGGTCTTGAAAAAGGTCTTAAAGAGGGTCGTGCAAAAGGTCGTGCAGAAGGTGAACACAAGCAAGCTATCGAATCCGCTCGCAAGATGCTAAATAAAGGCTATAGTAAAGAGGATATTAGCGAAATTTCTGGCCTCTCTATCGAAGAGATCGAAAAATTAAAATAA
- a CDS encoding CsbD family protein: protein MSELTWKGRWNEIKGKVKQQYADLTDDDLLYAEGKEDELVGKLQKKTGKTQDEVNSWLNGL from the coding sequence ATGAGCGAATTAACTTGGAAAGGCCGTTGGAATGAGATTAAAGGCAAAGTAAAACAGCAATATGCCGATCTTACGGATGATGATTTACTGTATGCAGAAGGCAAAGAGGATGAATTGGTAGGTAAACTTCAGAAGAAGACCGGAAAAACACAAGATGAGGTGAATAGTTGGTTGAACGGATTGTAG
- a CDS encoding TetR/AcrR family transcriptional regulator, translating into MGKLIASVGKVLEEKGYPGLTIANISKEAGVDRKLIGLYFGTLDKLVETYIRGKDYWLTATTNAVGYFGNAPEVGSRGFLESLLLNQFDDFLTNTEMQKILAWQICEESALMSEISQEREKMSALFFAFADKELQGKDLDLRAVVTILVAGIYYIVLHAAHTKSTVCEIDISTPEGLNRIRASIKNILGWAYNSVEEPAG; encoded by the coding sequence ATGGGGAAGTTAATTGCTTCCGTTGGCAAAGTACTTGAAGAAAAAGGTTATCCCGGTCTCACCATTGCTAATATTTCAAAAGAGGCAGGTGTTGACCGCAAGCTCATTGGCTTATACTTCGGCACACTGGACAAGCTGGTTGAAACTTACATCAGGGGCAAAGACTATTGGCTTACTGCGACGACGAACGCTGTGGGATATTTTGGGAATGCACCCGAGGTAGGGTCAAGAGGTTTTTTAGAATCCTTATTATTAAATCAGTTTGACGATTTTCTTACCAATACAGAAATGCAAAAGATTTTGGCCTGGCAGATCTGCGAGGAATCTGCACTCATGTCTGAGATTTCGCAGGAACGGGAAAAGATGAGTGCCCTATTCTTTGCCTTTGCAGATAAAGAACTTCAAGGCAAGGACCTCGACCTCAGGGCTGTTGTCACTATTCTGGTTGCAGGTATCTATTATATTGTTCTTCATGCTGCACATACAAAAAGTACCGTCTGTGAAATAGACATCTCCACTCCAGAGGGATTGAACAGGATCAGAGCTTCGATCAAGAACATTTTAGGGTGGGCCTATAACTCAGTCGAGGAGCCTGCCGGATAG
- a CDS encoding DUF5675 family protein: protein MNMLLKRVRQGKNSTLSELYIDGLFQCYVLEDRIRDRKIKGQTCIPAGSYCLGVNYWGGMNITYKKRFPDMHQGMIEIQDVPAFSNIYIHIGNTHADTVGCLLVGTYFHRDKNREDYEVYQSQEAYQKLYQMVIDHVKSGKVILAIENRLTGGNYASLSRDV, encoded by the coding sequence ATGAATATGCTGCTCAAAAGGGTCAGACAGGGGAAGAATAGTACCCTGTCCGAATTGTATATAGATGGCCTATTTCAATGTTATGTCCTCGAAGACAGGATACGTGACCGTAAAATCAAGGGACAGACTTGTATTCCGGCCGGGAGCTATTGTCTGGGGGTTAACTATTGGGGCGGAATGAATATCACTTATAAGAAGCGTTTTCCGGATATGCATCAGGGCATGATCGAGATACAGGATGTCCCAGCTTTCAGTAATATCTATATCCATATCGGCAATACGCATGCGGATACTGTCGGCTGCCTATTGGTGGGGACTTACTTCCATCGGGACAAAAACCGCGAAGACTATGAAGTATATCAATCACAGGAGGCTTACCAGAAGTTATATCAAATGGTGATCGACCATGTAAAAAGTGGCAAGGTCATCCTGGCCATCGAAAATAGGCTAACGGGAGGGAACTATGCCAGTTTGAGCCGGGACGTGTAA